Below is a genomic region from Fischerella sp. PCC 9605.
TGCATCTCCATCAAGACCTATCAAAATTTGATTTTCGGGAAAGGCGTGTAGAGTCAGATGCTGCTGTCGAAGAAACGCTGCAATTACAAGAGACGGCGGATTCTTTAAATGCAATGCTACAACAATCCCAGCAAATGCAAGAAAAGCAGCAGCGCTTGGTACTAAATATTATCGATCGGCTAGTAAATGCACGGATGCTACCTCTGGAGTATATTGTACATCGCTTCCCCCAAATGTTACAGCATCTGAGCCAGGTATATAGCAAGCATGTGGAGTTGAAGTTGACTGGGACAGAGGTACTGGTAGATAAAGCGATCGCCGAAAAATTGTACGATCCTCTGGTGCAACTGTTGCGAAATGCCTTCGATCACGGCATTGAACAACCAGAAGTACGCCGCCAACAAGGTAAACCAGAACAAGGTGTAATTGAAGTCTGTGCTTATCATCGAGGTAGTCAAACAGTGATTGAAGTCCGAGATGATGGACAGGGATTGAATCTAGAAAAGATTCACGCCAAAGCTATACAACTGGGATTGTTAAACGCAGACAATACTCATCCCACACCAGATCGACTCCTCGAATTCCTGTTTGCACCGGGATTTTCCACCACTGATAAAGTCAGTGAAATTTCGGGACGAGGAATGGGTTTAGACATTGTGCGATCGCAATTACAAGCCCTCAATGGTACGGTGACGGTGCAATCTTTACCCGGACAGGGAACAACTTTTATCCTGACAATTCCTTTTTCTATGACCACAGAAAAACTGATGCTTGTCCAAGCGGGGGGTGTAACTTACGCGCTGCTGTTGGACAGTATTGAAAAAATCCTGATTCCAACTCCTGAACAAATCAAAGTATTTGATGGCAAGCATGTTCTTTACTTGCAGACAGGCAAAGATGAGTGCATGGTCAGTTTACAGCAGATGGCAGACTTAATGCCTTATACTGGCTGCAATTACCATTACACCCCGAACACGCACTCACCTGTATTGTTATTGCGTTGTCAACAAGGGATTGTGGCTTTAGTTGTCGATCAAATTATTGGTGAACAAGAATTAGTGATTCGACCTTTGGGAGGGGCGATCGCACCACCAAAGTATATCTATGGCTGTACAAATTTGGCAAATGGCAAGCTGGTCTTAGTCATCGATGGTACTTTATTGACACAAGCACAGCAAATGCAAGCACAATTAGAGTACATGAGGCTACCAGCAGCAAATGTTGTGCAGCAAAAAAACTATTTACAGCCCTCAGCAGTTACTAAGCAATCTGTGCCATTGTTAACTCCAGCTACGGTAGCTCCGTCTGTATTGCCAACTCACGCTGCTACAAAAGTGGTAATGGTTGTGGATGATTCCCTCAGTTTTCGCCAAACTCTTTCCTTGATTTTGCAAAAATTCGGCTATCAAGTCTTGCAGGCACAAAATGGACTAGAAGCACTAAAACAATTACAGCAACATCCTGAAATTCAATTGGTGATTTCTGACTTAGAAATGCCATCCATGAATGGATTGGAATTTCTTAGCCGTCTCCACCAGTATCCTCATTTTGCCCACAAGCCTGTTGTAATTCTTACATCCAGGAGCGTGCAAACCTATCGTCAGATGGCACAACATTTAGGGGCAGCTGCATATCTTACCAAACCTTATGTAGAACAGGAACTTGTTTCTACGGTGGAACGTTTTCTTGGTACGAATGAGTTACCGAAATTGATTCATTCGTAAAGAAATACTTAATTCTATTCACAAGCATTGATGTTTATATTTATACTTCTAATCGAGTACCTGCGAAACTAGTTGCTAGTATAAACAGGTGCTCCAGGGTGCTTATTTGTACGGGCATTAGTTCCTATCCTTTGGGTAATTCTTTGCTGACTGGGAACTAATGTTACTGAGTTATATCAGTTACAAAAAAACAGGTAATTTCCAAAGTTGCGTTGTTTTTTTCTTCAGAAGCGTGCATCTACTTTTTTCTGAAAACGCAGTTTGGTATCGATTTGCCATGCGATAAATTGATTTCCCCATCACAGCCGCTAAAGTTGCAAGCAATGTATATGTTTGCAAATTTTGCGAACTTGTTGTGGTGTTGATACCAAGTTGTGTTCAGATATAGCAATTCGTGCCCTCTCCCCCTCCCCTCTCCCAAATTGGGAGAGGGGAGGGGGAGAGGGAAGTACTATCTTTGACTGCAACCTAGTATGAAGTACAACACTAACCCAACCCAGCAATATCAATTTGTTAGAGCTGATTCAGTAATTTCCACTAAGCCACGGGAATATATAGCATGACTCGTTTATCAAATCCGATTGAAAACATTAAAAATCACTATACGGTAGTAGTAATCGGTTCTGGATATGGAGGTGCGATCGCAGCATCGCGCCTTGCTCGTGCCGGACAGCAGGTGTGCGTACTAGAGCGAGGAAAAGAGTTTCAGCCAGGTGAATACCCCAACCAACCAACAGAAGCTGTCAAAGAAATGCAGGTAGACTTACCTGGTGGTAAACACATAGGTTCGCGCACTGGTTTATATGATTTCCATATTAATAAAGATATTAATGTATTCGTAGGTTGTGGTCTAGGTGGCACATCATTAGTAAATGCTAACGTCTCCTTACGAGCCGAACCCCGTGTTTTTGCCGATCCTCGCTGGCCAAAGGATTTACGTGAAGATATCGATACCCTATTGGCAGAAGGATATCGTCGTGCAGAAGAGATGCTCAAGCCTGTCCCCTATCCACAAGATAGACCGCACGTACGCAAATTACAAGCGTTGGAAAAATCTGCTCAATACTTGAATGAAAAGTTTTATCGACCACCCATCAACGTCACTTTTCAAGATGGGGTGAATCACGTAGGTGTGGAACAAAAAACTTGTAATCTCTGCGGTGACTGCGTTTCTGGCTGCAACAATAAAGCCAAAAATACTGTTTTAATGAATTACTTGCCTGATGCTAAGAATCACGGCGCGGAGATTTACACGCAAGTATCAGTGCGACGTTTAGAACGGGAAGGCGATCGCTGGCTAGTTCACTACCAATTGCTGAATGCTGGACAGGAAAAGTTTGACGCTCCCACAATGTTCGTCAGCGCTGATATGGTGATTCTAGCAGCGGGTACTCTCGGTTCTACAGAAATTTTGTTGCGTTCTCAAGCAGCAGGCTTACCGTTATCTGACAAGGTAGGACATTACTTCACAGGTAACGGGGATGTGCTGGCATTTGGCTACAACACCGAGCAAGTAATCAATGGTATTGGCTTTGGCGATCGCCCTCCCAGCCAACAGGAACCTGTAGGCCCTTGCATTACGGGGATTATCGATATGCGCGAACAGCCTGTGCTAGACAACGGTATGGTGATCGAAGAAGGCTCCATTCCTGGTGGACTTGCTCCGATTCTGCCAACAAGCTTTGCTGCTGCGGGCAAAATTCTAGGCGAAGATACCGACAATGGTATAGGCGATCGCCTCAAAGAAAAACTCCGAGAAGCAGAAAGTTTAGCTCATGGTGCTTACACAGGTGCAGTCCGCAACACCCAGACTTATCTAGTCATGACTCACGATGATGCAGCCGGACGGATGTACTTGGAAAACGATCGACTTCGCGTGGAATGGGAAGGCGTCGGCAAACAACCCATCTTTCAACGGGTGAACGATCGCCTTGAAGAAGCAACTCGTCCCTTGGGTGGTACGCAAATCCCCAATCCCATCTGGAGTAATATGTTTGGTCACGATCTAATTACCGTCCATCCTTTAGGTGGTTGTATCTTGGCAGAAGATGCCGAACATGGAGTAGTCAACCACAAGGGACAAGTATTTTCCAGTAGCCACAGTACAAACGTCTACGAAAACCTGTACATTGCCGATGGTTCAGTCATCCCTCGTACTCTCGGAGTCAATCCGCTACTGACAATTTCTGCGATCGCTGAGCGCTGCTGTGCCCTC
It encodes:
- a CDS encoding hybrid sensor histidine kinase/response regulator: MIADSSIREQGYIYFLAEAPELLQQIEQELFSLSTDFSTAKVHTLMRATHTIKGGAANIGLEVINKVAHYLEDIVKCLYNPDVIVDAQLQALLVEAYECLRLPLTAELTGTSIDEEEILQRAATVFAKLQEKLGDAFEDNTHIPTSAELGFDIVQSIFGTGVTQRLETIAAALQSTTDVMEMAGLLYSQAEVFAGLGESLNLPGFSQIAQTTIKAVETNTQEVFKIGELALADLQQARDAVLGGDRFQGGAPSAALQKFTTSIIDVDAKTLQPIFTTTLSAELQELYKFLTQNFQVKGQCLKPKTAKLYLQIVHYLLGWFKHKLHIPTSDLNLLLLVPQLPNLSTHDSLKDWLQQFWQFISEPEDSHSLTLYRQGVVLTILLAVARFQAHKGATNTAILEELTRQIQAIAQEYKQYPPVTSQEKQWFKSQKLKQLVKNSQEIISTELPLITDNFIEKNWQEQECSTNLNAEQFSTKISETPEILDTQTLVTAEPTVALNNRATPKSPSVSSASSRQKTFVRVDVEELKRLDYLVGELLVYEQRRSLQNEQLKDTITVLSQQLHRHLGTLHLHQDLSKFDFRERRVESDAAVEETLQLQETADSLNAMLQQSQQMQEKQQRLVLNIIDRLVNARMLPLEYIVHRFPQMLQHLSQVYSKHVELKLTGTEVLVDKAIAEKLYDPLVQLLRNAFDHGIEQPEVRRQQGKPEQGVIEVCAYHRGSQTVIEVRDDGQGLNLEKIHAKAIQLGLLNADNTHPTPDRLLEFLFAPGFSTTDKVSEISGRGMGLDIVRSQLQALNGTVTVQSLPGQGTTFILTIPFSMTTEKLMLVQAGGVTYALLLDSIEKILIPTPEQIKVFDGKHVLYLQTGKDECMVSLQQMADLMPYTGCNYHYTPNTHSPVLLLRCQQGIVALVVDQIIGEQELVIRPLGGAIAPPKYIYGCTNLANGKLVLVIDGTLLTQAQQMQAQLEYMRLPAANVVQQKNYLQPSAVTKQSVPLLTPATVAPSVLPTHAATKVVMVVDDSLSFRQTLSLILQKFGYQVLQAQNGLEALKQLQQHPEIQLVISDLEMPSMNGLEFLSRLHQYPHFAHKPVVILTSRSVQTYRQMAQHLGAAAYLTKPYVEQELVSTVERFLGTNELPKLIHS
- a CDS encoding GMC family oxidoreductase N-terminal domain-containing protein, translated to MTRLSNPIENIKNHYTVVVIGSGYGGAIAASRLARAGQQVCVLERGKEFQPGEYPNQPTEAVKEMQVDLPGGKHIGSRTGLYDFHINKDINVFVGCGLGGTSLVNANVSLRAEPRVFADPRWPKDLREDIDTLLAEGYRRAEEMLKPVPYPQDRPHVRKLQALEKSAQYLNEKFYRPPINVTFQDGVNHVGVEQKTCNLCGDCVSGCNNKAKNTVLMNYLPDAKNHGAEIYTQVSVRRLEREGDRWLVHYQLLNAGQEKFDAPTMFVSADMVILAAGTLGSTEILLRSQAAGLPLSDKVGHYFTGNGDVLAFGYNTEQVINGIGFGDRPPSQQEPVGPCITGIIDMREQPVLDNGMVIEEGSIPGGLAPILPTSFAAAGKILGEDTDNGIGDRLKEKLREAESLAHGAYTGAVRNTQTYLVMTHDDAAGRMYLENDRLRVEWEGVGKQPIFQRVNDRLEEATRPLGGTQIPNPIWSNMFGHDLITVHPLGGCILAEDAEHGVVNHKGQVFSSSHSTNVYENLYIADGSVIPRTLGVNPLLTISAIAERCCALIAKDRGWTINYDLPSVPVTPTEAAKVGIQFTETMRSFFSTQVKDDYQKAAQQGKKDNSSLEFTVTVIADDLEVLLNDPNHPAKIVGTVKALAISADPLTVTNGKFNLFVQEQDQPDTRQMRYRMYMTAETGQTYYFEGFKQIHDDPGFDVWSDTTTLYITVYEGDSSNNPVLGKGILKIQPVDFIKQMTTLKVTNAENRWQQLQAIDRFSRFFAGTLTEVYV